The Primulina huaijiensis isolate GDHJ02 unplaced genomic scaffold, ASM1229523v2 scaffold43373, whole genome shotgun sequence genome includes the window gatacaatatatattaataacgTGAAAAACAACTGTACAACCATAAACAAACTCTTGAAATATAATTCAATCATTCATTTAAGAATGAATATTTATACTGATATTTAGATTATTAAATCACTCATAACATAAAAGTATTATaaagttttattttaatatgatttctaaaattttcaaataaaatttattttgcaaaaacaaattaatttatatacgCCAATTAACATAAAAACTATAAATCTAGTCTGCTGAGGTCTTAatctaaatattaatatttaagatAACAAATTCAATCTTGGCACGTCAGTCCTTCAATAATACACACACACTGAAATTGAAAGAACACGGTACGAGTGGATGGTTTTGCTTCTTTATTCTTCAAATATCCCAGTTCTATCACACGTGTCTTTGTCCTAATGGTCCACGGAAATATCGACCCCACCTTGGTCGGGATTTCCTCTGCTGCCTATGTTAACCCTTCGGTcaaaaacctttttttttttaaggattcAATCAACTTTTTCCTCTGCATGAAAATACATAATTcctcgatatatatatatagtattgatatgctgcacaTTTATCGtacacacttatgtgagcaccgatgaggtgtcactcacctattggatgcgtaattttttttattttcatcacatccaataagTGAGCGACAATAGCTCTGGTTATGCCATGATTCACATTATAAAATGTCACTCACAACTATTTATTTCTCAAAAGAATCcaaaagaaataataataataaataaataggaCAGAATTGCTGGTCCAGCAGTGATGAGTAAGATCCAGCGTGGCTTATGTAAATGGGCCCCATTTCACGAGTGTAAGCATCTAATATGGGCCCCGCCTTGATTCAATATCCAGCAAGATGGTGATTCCAGTTTTGAATGGAAGAGGCGTTTGGGATGCCACGTGAATCAACAGTGAATTAATACATATTGTTTCATTCtcaatatttttccaaaattatattatatatatatatatatttttttttttattttttNNNNNNNNNNNNNNNNNNNNNNNNNNNNNNNNNNNNNNNNNNNNNNNNNNNNNNNNNNNNNNNNNNNNNNNNNNNNNNNNNNNNNNNNNNNNNNNNNNNNNNNNNNNNNNNNNNNNNNNNNNNNNNNNNNNNNNNNNNNNNNNNNNNNNNNNNNNNNNNNNNNNNNNNNNNNNNNNNNNNNNNNNNNNNNNNNNNNNNNNNNNNNNNNNNNNNNNNNNNNNNNNNNNNNNNNNNNNNNNNNNNNNNNNNNNNNNNNNNNNNNNNNNNNNNNNNNNNNNNNNNNNNNNNNNNNNNNNNNNNNNNNNNNNNNNNNNNNNNNNNNNNNNNNNNNNNNNNNNNNNNNNNNNNNNNNNNNNNNNNNNNNNNNNNNNNNNNNNNNNNNNNNNNNNNNNNNNNNNNNNNNNNNNNNNNNNNNNNNNNNNNNNNNNNNNNNNNNNNNNNNNNNNNNNNNNNNNNNNNNNNNNNNNNNNNNNNNNNNNNNNNNNNNNNNNNNNNNNNNNNNNNNNNNNNNNNNNNNNNNNNNNNNNNNNNNNNNNNNNNNNNNNNNNNNNNNNNNNNNNNNNNNNNNNNNNNNNNNNNNNNNNNNNNNNNNNNNNNNNNNNNNNNNNNNNNNNNNNNNNNNNNNNNNNNNNNNNNNNNNNNNNNNNNNNNNNNNNNNNNNNNNNNNNNNNNNNNNNNNNNNNNNNNNNNNNNNNNNNNNNNNNNNNNNNNNNNNNNNNNNNNNNNNNNNNNNNNNNNNNNNNNNNNNNNNNNNNNNNNNNNNNNNNNNNNNNNNNNNNNNNNNNNNNNNNNNNNNNNNNNNNNNNNNNNNNNNNNNNNNNNNNNNNNNNNNNNNNNNNNNNNNNNNNNNNNNNNNNNNNNNNNNNNNNNNNNNNNNNNNNNNNNNNNNNNNNNNNNNNNNNNNNNNNNNNNNNNNNNNNNNNNNNNNNNNNNNNNNNNNNNNNNNNNNNNNNNNNNNNNNNNNNNNNNNNNNNNNNNNNNNNNNNNNNNNNNNNNNNNNNNNNNNNNNNNNNNNNNNNNNNNNNNNNNNNNNNNNNNNNNNNNNNNNNNNNNNNNNNNNNNNNNNNNNNNNNNNNNNNNNNNNNNNNNNNNNNNNNNNNNNNNNNNNNNNNNNNNNNNNNNNNNNNNNNNNNNNNNNNNNNNNNNNNNNNNNNNNNNNNNNNNNNNNNNNNNNNNNNNNNNNNNNNNNNNNNNNNNNNNNNNNNNNNNNNNNNNNNNNNNNNNNNNNNNNNNNNNNNNNNNNNNNNNNNNNNNNNNNNNNNNNNNNNNNNNNNNNNNNNNNNNNNNNNNNNNNNNNNNNNNNNNNNNNNNNNNNNNNNNNNNNNNNNNNNNNNNNNNNNNNNNNNNNNNNNNNNNNNNNNNNNNNNNATATCACCAATCAAGATTTGATGGATTTCTAGATCGAAGTATATATACATCTTTATGTTTGATTTCCTTTATTTTCCACTGTATTTCAAGAACGATCGCTCTTTGATCTGTTCCCGGATTAATTATAGAAAAGAACTAAAATTTTATGCGCTTAAAAAATCGAGCTTCACTTCAAATTAAGTCCATCAGGTTACCCCGTCTCACTCACGCCAACCCGATTCTTGGATGGGCATATCAAAATAATAGAATAACTGTGCAATTTAACAACCTTGGGAGATGATAAACGTTTGTGATTAAATCGTAGGTAACATTTCCAACACCAGTGGCAGAGACAGTAGAGCAAACCGTCCCAGAAAATGTGGAGGAGGTGGAGGCCACGCCACTTGCTCCGGAGGAGCCAGTAGCGGCTGAAGAGGTGGAAGTACCACCACCAGAAAACGAGCCCGAGGAAGATCCGACAGAAGAACCAGCTGAAGTAGTTGATGCTAAAGAGCCTGCAGAGGAACCAAAACCAGAAGTAGAAGCCACTGAGGTGGAGGTCTCAGAAGAGCCTGCTGCTGTCGAAGAGACTCAAACAGAAGAAGCCACCACAGACGAACCGGCGGCTCCAGCACCGGAAGAGGACGAACCGGCGGTGGTTGAAGAAGTTCCAGTTAAGGAAAGCGAAGAGTGAGTAAAGAAGGTTAATGCAGTGTTCGAGTTCTTTTGGGATCTGTAAGCTGCGTACCAGAGTCGGAGTGATCTGGTGTCTTTGTTtgtctttatttttgttttgtagGATTGTGGCTTGATATTATTAATGTTGAAAGGGTTCTTGTATTGGTGTTTTTGAAGCCAAAATCATGTGGAATGAGTATATCTTATGAGTTGTATTGGGCttttatcatataataaatatattgtggTTAAAGTTAAATTTGAGTTAGAGTGCAGAGTTTTCCATTGAATTTGAGTCCATATACTTCTTAGATCATATTTGTTTGTGTTTTCAACTTTTTTGGATGATTCTTAGATTTTTTCTTTGCAAATGTGttaaaaataaagcaaaaatttgtgtgagacggtctcacggtcgtattttgtgagacagatatcttatttgggtcatcatgaaaaagtattattttttatgctaagaatattattttttattgcgaatatcgatagggttgatccgtctcacagatcatACTATTCCAAAAACAATTCTTAAAATTACTTTTTTTGTAGAGATTGCAATTACAAtctaaaatatataaacaaagaCTTTTAACGAGGGTAACTTAAACTCAACCGAAGCCGCCTTCAATCAAATTAAGTTTTCCGGTACTCTATCTGACGGAATGTGATGAGATATAGCATGGATTAATGAATCCAGATATTATATTGATTTTGTGGTCCACATGTGATTCGTATTTCTATCAAATCGTAACagaaaattcaaattcataatataaaatttttttggatttttattataCAAAGTAACACGGTtcgaatatttaaaaaaaaaattaaaatcatgattAAGGTTGTAACATGACTAAGtacaattattaataaaaatttattaaaacatgATTACGGTTTAATAAGCAGTCGATTCGAGAAGACCGAAGGTTGGTTCGAAGTCTCCAAATGAATCAGACCTTCCAAATCCACTCGGCCAACAAGGCAAAAACACGTTAACATAGACAAATAGCAGTTCGAACCTTCCGAACTCTGGATTGAAGCTTCCGATCTCACTCGTCCGATGAAGTGTCAAAGCGAAAATGACACGTAGCCGAGATTCCAAACTCTGCCTATAAATAGGTCACGCGAGATTTATTTCTAAGTACACCAAGTTTAATCTCTCTCGAGTCTTGATAGTTTTCTAGGCATTTCTAGCCATTTTGGAAAGCTCGGTGGCTGGCGAAATGATCTTGGAATAGTCGGTGACTCAAAGATCGAGTGGCGAAGCgattattttttggattatatttattattgcaTGCTAGCTCTGTATAATGCAGACGTATCGGGTGAAGGCGTTACAAACAAAGATTGTGTTTGGCTCGCTTGATATCATTAAtcaaatcattatttatttcacataaatcaaatcattgaattaaaattataaaaattatcatttatatATACTTGTATTTCCCTAACAAACCTATGAACACAATCAAACTTCCGCACCATGTACGTACATAGATAACAACAAAGAGTCATTCCACCGTAAATCTAGAGCATGGTATCAAATCGGATTCAATTCTTAAACAAGGATTCAAAAAAGGTCGTGCATATTTTTTGGTACCTCCAATCTTCGTCGTCACCGGCTTTTGCTGGCTGCATGTATACTTCTTTGAGTAGTAGCCCATGAGGCATCAAGTATAGTATATTACCAATGAAGAGAGTCTCCGGCTTCAGGTGAAAAAGCTCATTTCCTTTCACCACACAGCCTGCTGTGCTACTAGCTTGAGTTTACCTGTATTGTTCCTTGACGCTCATCAAACAACTAGTATTCGCACGTGAAAGTAACACAAAAAAATTCGTGTTTGACAGAAGATTAGAGTGAGCTTCCCAGATATCCTCGAGACCTCGACTACCCTGGAGTTAAATTCAAACACTTATCATCCATCTCAATAGAATATCAATTCCTCGTTAGAAGAAAATAGAAGGCATTCAAACGAGATTTCATCATAGCTTCTTCTAGAAGTATAAACGACTAATAAGATGAAGGTAATGTAGGAAAATCGTTACCTTACCTATTTTGCACGATCCActcagtttatttttttttctcagaGCACCAACTTGAATCCTTCGGCCAAGAAATCATCACTGAGAAAAAGGAGAGGTAAAATTCAGGTCCAATAAAGTTGATGATTTGAATGCCATATTTTCTAGGAtctaagaaatttaaattgctCTCCGACCATTGATATCATAAAAACACAGATAATCTTTGGCATTGATGCCACCTACATGGAAGATACTTCTCCAAGTAACccataaaataaacaaattaaagtTGGGAGAAAACATATATGATTTAAGCATGTAAAAACTCCCAAGGGCATACATAATCCATGAGTGAATGGCATCTATCCCAAGGGCCAAGTGACTGATGCTCATAATTTCAGCCGCTTTTACCTTTTATTGGAGCTCCTTCTTGTCATCTTTTTCCGCGGTCCATGTTTCTTGACTTCGT containing:
- the LOC140970206 gene encoding uncharacterized protein, with the translated sequence MPRIFYTWMVDYWYKVTFPTPVAETVEQTVPENVEEVEATPLAPEEPVAAEEVEVPPPENEPEEDPTEEPAEVVDAKEPAEEPKPEVEATEVEVSEEPAAVEETQTEEATTDEPAAPAPEEDEPAVVEEVPVKESEE